The Lathyrus oleraceus cultivar Zhongwan6 chromosome 5, CAAS_Psat_ZW6_1.0, whole genome shotgun sequence genome includes the window AAGAAGGAACCgatacactacgccaaaaatgacttttaacagcgcatcttagacagcgcttttaaaagaaagcgctgtctaaggttaaaattaaaataaaacacggaaaatgttccaaaaaaataatgaaagcgctgtctaagggggggtcttagacagcgctttctaaaagcgctgtctaagacccccccttagacagcgcttttagaaagcgcttttaaatatagaccttagtcagcgcttttgataaagcactgtctaaagtctttagattaaaaaaaaaattaaaaccaaaagcgctgtctaaagtctttatTCCCTCCATGTCACGAAAAAAAAGTTATTCCCTCCCAAATCCTAAAAATCCTACATTCTTCTCCCAAACCCTCAATCAGAGCTTGCTTCTCTTTCTCCCAAATCCACTCCCCCTTCTTCCAACCCTCAATCAGAGCTTGTTTATCCTGTGTGAAAGATTCTTCCCCTAAACCCTAACCCTTTCCCCCATTATATGTATGATTCTTATCCTGTGTGGTTTTTCACTACTGATTGGATCCGTGCAGGCTCGCTTCATAAACATGCTTCCTTCTATTACGAGCTCTCCTTCCCCGGACGAGCTTCCTTCAACTTGTAAAAACTCTCCTTCAACTTTATTTGTTCTCTCTGTATGAATCTAACCCTTTCTTTTTCGCAGGTCTTAAACCCTAACTATTAAAGACTTTGTTTGTTCAAAATTTCTCAAACCTCAAAGAATTTTTGAACCTTTCATTACTAGTAAGTTATTTTTTTCCATTCGGTAATGTTATTCCTAACAAAAAATGGTTATTTCTACTCTAGTTTCTTATTTAAtaaatttttcttcttctattttAAATTTTGCTCTACCTTGCTAATTGGTACTACTTTCCCTATTCTTTCCATGATATTTTCGTTTTGAATGCAGGGGATGAAACATAAAATGAGTGTTAAATTGGTTTTAAATTTGGGTGGTTAGAGGTTTTCATTATATAGAATGCCAAGATGAGAAGCTTTTGGTATTTCTTATGACATGATACTAATCTGTGTGTTCGACAAGGATCAAAATGGTTTCATCACTGCAGCTGAGCTCTGTCATGTTATGACAAATCTCAGCTAAAAGCTGAAATATGAAGAGGTTGACGAGATGATTCGCGAAGTTGATGTTGACGGTGATGGTCATATCAACTATGAGGAGTTCATTAGAGTCATGATGGcttatttgtttttaaaataatGTGTTTCAAATATTGTGTATAAttaaattttgatttttaatGTCAATAACGGCTGAATGCTTGCCCTTGGTCTTATAGGAATAAATAAATTTGGGACTGCTCTAGTTTTATTGTGTAAGTGTCATGCTACTATCACTTCCCTCAGCGTGGTTGATACCCATAAGAGGTCTTTGGTACTAAGTACATGGTAGTGCATTTTTTAGATTCTATTTATTGATCACATGTTCTTGGGTTTAGTATTCTATTCTAATTATGTGTATTTTTATTGTGTTAGTCGGAAGAGTTTAATTTTGAGTACATGGCAGTGCATGTCCCCAAGAGCAACACTGCAACTTTTCATTTCTTCACAAAGAAATTACGGTACAACAATGATGCTGAGGAGGAGAATGCTTATGTCATAAGGAAGCAACTTAAGGTATATGATCCTATAATCCAATTCACTATTTACTTGATGGTTGGTCACTAGTCTGTAGGGAATGATAATTTGCTTTTCAACTAGCTAAATTCCTTTTGATGCAATGTGTTACTCTTATATGGATGAATGTTCTTAGTATGTATTTGGTAACCGTTATGCCTGTTGTATTGGAAGACATATTCAACTTCAACTCTAGTATATTATTCTATTAGAAAGCTCAAAAGAACTAAGTAAGAAATATCCTATGGTGCTAGTTCTCATATAGATATGTTATAATTTCGTAGGACTTTGTCAAAAAGACACTTTCATACCTATTAACTTGGTCCACAATTACGTAAGCAGAACTTGAAAAATAATGTTATAATTTCGTAGCAAAAAAGCAGAACTTTGTCAGTATTGTTTTTCTTCCGGGTTAATGGAAAGTGCCCACTAATGCATACCGAGAAGGAAAGGTTAGTGAGTTTCTTTGCATTGGAATTTGAATTCTTTTTATATTTCCGTTATTTTTTGCTTTgatattttggatttttttgtGTTATTGATTATGGTTGATTGTTTTGTATCAGATATATGGTATTGATGCATCTTCTGGAGCTGCTGTTATGGCTTTAGGCATATCACCGGGGGATCATGTGTTGGACCTATGTGCCGCACCTGGTAGATATTTCTTTGCTTAATCATGTTTATAGTATCTGTCCTCTAAGAAGCTTGGATACATAGCACACAGATGATAGTATGATTCAAATACATGAATTCTAGTAATTTTAAGAAATTAAGATTCGATATGGCCAAGATAGGTTAACAAGTCTGTGAAGAGACGTTCACATTGTTAATTCTTTATAAGTACATAAATAAACATGTTGTTAACATGATGCTTCAAGTAGTACTTTCACAATGGCTGCGTGTTCAAAGTCCTATTGGATACGGTTCCAAACATACTTATAGCTACCTCGCCTATATAAACGTTATTCTTTCTACTATGAATGTGACATAAAAAACACAATTTTGTGTTTGTAGTTAATATGATGTAACCAAGATATACATATTGCAAAGATGTATCGTATCAACACAACATGTGTATATTGTTGGGAGGAATTATCGATGTCGTATCTTAGACGTATTGGTGGAATTTTTTAAAGTGAATTAATAAAATTATTGGATACTTTTTGGGTACGTATCGGGAAAGTATCAAACACATTAGTTTTGGATACATGTTGGACACTGATACTTTGACATATTTGAAGTATACATGCTTCATAGTCTGTCCTGTTATTGTTTATAATGATGTTATAAAAATTGTTTTTGAGATTAAGACTTGATTTATTTCAGGGAAAACATATAGAAAACTTTTTATTCTAAATAAGAACATTTTTCAGGGATGCTTTTAGTTCAAAGAGCAGCTTTCTATATAATTATTTCAGTTTGCTAAACAAATCACATGATTATAATGGTTTTCTTTCAAATGTAATGTTTAGGTGCTAAACTTTGTATGATATTAGACCTTCTTGGTGATTCGGGCTCTGTAACTGGAGTTGATGCTGCAAGGCATCGGTTGGCAGCGTGTAGAACAATGCTGCAGAAGTATAAACTGGGTGATAGATGCCGACTTTTTGTTGCTGATGGAACAACATTTTCAGTTATTCCTGAGGGGTTTCGTTCTGATTCTGAATCATGTTAGTGATGTTTAATCTTGGAATGTAATATTGAAATTTTAATATCATGCTTATTCATTAATCATTATTACCCAATTTTGAAATGTTTTCATTCTATCAAGTATTAAACAGACGAGTCTAGATCGGAAGAAAGAATGGACGTGTTCAAGGAGTGGACATCTAGAAGACCATGGAAAGAAAGGAAAAAAGCAAAGAAGTGTGCCACTCCACAAGTGGTGTCTAAGTCTCACCCTCCTGAACTCATATATTATGGACAACATTCTGGAGTTATTGGTCTTACTAAAGGAGAATTATATAAGACTGTAGCTGAAAATGAGATTGCAGGCTATGGCTATGACAAAGTAACTACTGTATTACTTTGAATTCATTTTGCACAGTTCTTCATTGTCATTTACCCTTAAAAAGTTATCATTTGTTGGGATTTGATTCAGGTCCTTGTGGATGCAGAATGTACTCATGATGGTTCAGTTAAACATATTCAAAAGTTTGAACATTGGGGCTGGGTAACTCTTCAACGTCGTGTGCTGGATGCTGAGAGGACGGATAATTTACATGCTCTTCAGGCAAAGACTTGTTATTCTCTTGATCTATAATTTACATGCATACCTTTAGTCTTAAATATCATTTTGTTTTTAACTCACACACATACCTTTTGTATCTCACTACAGCTGAATCTTCTCGCCAACGGTTTCAGACTACTAAAAGTTGGAGGATCACTCGTCTATAGCACTTGCAGgtgtagtgtcctcaacaacgtaatcaaatagattgcgggtatttcatgttgaggtttatgcgagatactcttgctttgggccgattaaagattcccaccgatgtatgtatttctaacttatgagttatttttatatttacacatatctcatataattaaatagttggaattaattcaaaatatgttatattattatgtagtactttgatgaattcaagtgtgcattttatacaaaggatcaagtggacgaaatcaaagaggagtggtgtcaattcatgataaagctcaatgtttgttcataaatttgtgtaattaatgtgtacatttgtagtatatgttatgacttgtaaatgtgtacataaatttgtatatattttgatacatttaaggcaaaattggtttgaattggtatatatatatatttgttagccaaaaattggtagaaaaaaggccaaaatggcatatataaaatgtgataattgtctgtcaaaatctggttgaaaacaggtagaaattctggtttataaacctgaaaaaaatgtggtttaaaacaaaagcttcaaaaattttcgtataccttagacagcgcttttgtaaaaagcgttgtctaaggggggattagaaagcgctttaggcaaaagcgctgtctaaggggggggggggggggggcttagacagcgctttttgaaaagcgctgtctaaggtatacctaaaaaaattaaaataggagggtcttagaaagcgcttttggccaaagcgctgtctaagggggtggggcttagacagcgcttttcaaaagcgctgtctaagatatacctaaaaaatttaaaataagagggtcttataaagcgcttttggccaaagcgctgtctaaggggggggggggggggcttagacagcgcttttaagatttaaaaaagcgctgtctaaacctatagcagcggaggtttagacaacgctttaaagcgctgtctaaggctaaaaaaagcgctgtctaaggtcttgtttgttgtagtgatAGTTGCACTCTCATCTTGTGAGGCCGAGTGCATTGCCGCTTCGTTATGTCTGTGTCAAGTCGTATGGTTTATGAATCTATTGGAGGAGCTGGACATCAGTGAGGGTGAGGATATCACACTCTTAGTTGACAATGTTTATGCAATTAATCTTGCTAAGAACCCAATTGCATATAGGAGGAGCAAGCACATtgagatgaggttccattattTAAGGGAACTTATTAGCGAATGGAGGTTACGATTGAGATATTGCAGGAGTGAGGATCAAATTGTTGATTTGCTGACTAAGGGAGTCACAAATGATGTATtcaagaggttgaagatgaacatgAACATGGTGGACTTGAAACACTTGAATTAAGGTGGTGTGTTAAAGTTTGTGAAGTAATTCAAATGTTGTAACTGGTTACCACGGGTGTGCAACCAGTTACAGCTGATGATGATATGCTTTACAGTAGCAGAAATCTGAAGTTTTCGAAGGTGTACTGATTATTAGAAATGGTGTAATCAGTTACCACTGAAGCTGAATTAATTTCTTAGTTTTTCAGTctcaggtgtaaccggttacacgTTTTGGTGTAACCTGTTACAAGCCCGAGTTTTTGTATTTTTTGCTATTGTATTTGGTCAAATTGCATTCCAATCATTATGTAACATGTATATAAGTGTTTAGAATACACTCTCACCCTAGTTAATAAAAATATAGCATCTCACCCTCAATCCTCTCTCTTTCGTTCTCCCTCAATTCTCCTATTTCACTCTCCATATCCAAAATTACTCAATTATTGTTTCACCAATCTTGTGGTTGTTTGTTCTAACAAAAGTAACCGTTACTTTGCGACATGATTTACACGTCGGTAAAATTGAGATGTCAGAACGGTCATAATGCTTGCCTAACCATCAATTAAAGTCAGTCAAGACTCCCTTTTTTATGAAAAGCATTTTGCAGCGTGTTTTACACCTCAcaacttaatttttttaaaatttgaatCTCTCTCGTGTGAAAACACTGACGCCTTTTTTTTATTTGGAAATATATGTTGTGACGTGTTTAACACGacacaatatatatatattttttaattttataacGCCCCACCATCTAAAAAGTTGagttttttatttaattattaaaaaacTTTAACGATGTGAATATTACGTCGCAATAGCCTTTTTCTTATCATGTGATTTTCATATCACAACGTTATGACGCTGAGAGAAAATTTTCTTATAATGTCTAACCCTATTCTTCCCCCACCGAGTCTTCCTTACTCAATTGTATTTCGGTATAAATGAAATTATGGATGCTAATGAAAATATTGGAGTTCGATTTAGTCTCATAACAATCATGTGAGTGGAAATTAACATCATCAATGACATGTCAACAATTTTTGTTAAATGACATTAGGATTTCGTTAAAATAAACATAAAGTGAGAGCATGGGATTTGGTTAGAGAAAAGGACGACCAAGAGTCACAAACAACACACGCTCTATTTCCAAATCTAAACAGTCACTTGTAAATGTAATTATCACTAATTAATCACTAATTTGTTCCACAACTTGTAAACAAAATGCATTTTTTTCAAATAAGCAAAAATAAACTTACATAATAGTTTACCATATGGCATAGTTGCCGCCCCTGTGGCTGATCTTTGTGTGCCGTCCAAcgttgtttgtttgtttgtttccAATTCCATTACCTTCCAAGTAACATAATTTAATCTCCTAATTAACTAACCTCTTGTTATCTTCGCTTCTATGCTCTCTCTATATAGTCTACATATTTTTCATTCTCCTACTTCAACCTATCTTAATTCAAGCCTTTATTCGTAGATCCAATTTCTTTTTATTAGTATTTCAAGATGAATTCAGCCCAGTCCACAGTGTATCCTCCACCTGCAACTGCACCACCCCCTCCTCTTGGTTATCCTACTAAACAAGACAATCAACAAAACCATGCAGTGGAAACAAACTCCAAGGGTGATGGATTCTGGAAGGGATGGTAATtatgttaattttttttatgacTTTGTCCATGACTTAGTACAATCTAGTAATTTTTCTGCCAATTTATTTCATGCAGCTGTGCTGCAATATGTTGCTGTTGTGTCTTGGATGCGTGTTTCTAATGTCTCGGAGATGGCGTAGAGGATTTTCTCATACATGGCATAATTTGAATGTGTCTTCATTAATGATGCTTTGTTTTTGCAGTACATTTTATGTAGGTATTTTTCTTCAATGTAATAAGTTGA containing:
- the LOC127079960 gene encoding rRNA (cytosine-C(5))-methyltransferase NOP2C — its product is MEHCNAAISLAEPRLQLYKNEDEEDADPTQYRRLIESLRYLCNTRPNLAFSVTIARFINMLPSITSSPSPDELPSTCKNSPSTLFVLSSEEFNFEYMAVHVPKSNTATFHFFTKKLRYNNDAEEENAYVIRKQLKYVFVPTNAYREGKIYGIDASSGAAVMALGISPGDHVLDLCAAPGAKLCMILDLLGDSGSVTGVDAARHRLAACRTMLQKYKLGDRCRLFVADGTTFSVIPEGFRSDSESYESRSEERMDVFKEWTSRRPWKERKKAKKCATPQVVSKSHPPELIYYGQHSGVIGLTKGELYKTVAENEIAGYGYDKVLVDAECTHDGSVKHIQKFEHWGWVTLQRRVLDAERTDNLHALQAKTCYSLDL